The following proteins are co-located in the Vigna unguiculata cultivar IT97K-499-35 chromosome 9, ASM411807v1, whole genome shotgun sequence genome:
- the LOC114163776 gene encoding protein JINGUBANG-like, producing the protein MDFHGKDTLLNLMETEKPEPPQSPLHLHLQTHKEISEQDLQFSPPRPSSSDGMFPIMPDSPWTLSPLPTPSSSLLYHCIASLHRHEGNIYAIAASKGLVFTGSNSSRIRVWKQPDCMDRGYLKASSGEIRAILAYSNMLFSTHKDHKIRIWTFTVSDSFKSKKLGTLPRKTSILIFPSRGKNTPKHKDSVSCMAYYHSEGLLYTGSHDRTVKAWRVSDRKCVDSFGAHEDNVNAILVNQDDGCLFTGSSDGSVKIWRRVYTEDSHTLTMTLKFQPSPVNALALSCSFNHCFLYSGSSDGMINFWEKERLCYRFNHGGFLQGHRFAVLCLATVGNMIFSGSEDTTIRVWRREEGSCYHECLTVLDGHRGPVRCLAACLEMEKVVMGFLVYSASLDQTFKVWRIKVLPDEKMCMDYSEQCEAPRVKIRDYDMSPVLSPSWVEKKLQGSYFQ; encoded by the coding sequence ATGGATTTTCATGGCAAGGACACCCTCCTCAACCTAATGGAAACCGAAAAGCCAGAACCACCACAATCCCCTCTTCACCTTCATCTCCAAACCCACAAAGAGATAAGCGAACAAGACCTTCAGTTCAGTCCCCCAAGGCCTTCAAGCTCCGATGGCATGTTCCCTATCATGCCAGATTCACCATGGACACTTTCCCCTCTCCCAACCCCTTCATCTTCTTTGCTTTACCACTGCATCGCTTCGCTCCACCGCCACGAGGGTAACATCTACGCCATCGCTGCTTCAAAGGGTTTGGTCTTCACCGGCTCCAACAGCAGCAGAATCCGTGTCTGGAAGCAGCCGGATTGCATGGACAGAGGGTATCTCAAAGCCAGCTCCGGTGAGATCAGAGCCATTCTCGCTTATAGCAACATGCTTTTCTCCACGCACAAGGACCACAAGATAAGGATATGGACCTTCACCGTTTCAGATAGCTTCAAGTCCAAGAAACTAGGCACTCTCCCTAGAAAAACCTCCATCCTCATCTTCCCCTCCAGAGGGAAGAACACGCCCAAGCACAAAGATTCCGTCTCTTGCATGGCGTATTACCACTCCGAGGGCCTCCTTTACACCGGCTCCCACGACAGAACAGTCAAGGCGTGGCGTGTTTCCGACAGAAAATGCGTTGACTCGTTCGGCGCACACGAGGATAACGTCAACGCCATATTGGTGAACCAAGACGACGGTTGTCTTTTCACCGGTTCCTCCGACGGGTCGGTGAAGATATGGAGAAGGGTGTACACTGAAGACTCCCACACTCTCACCATGACTCTGAAATTCCAACCCTCCCCCGTGAACGCTCTCGCGTTGAGTTGCTCGTTCAACCACTGCTTCCTCTATTCCGGGTCCTCCGATGGGATGATAAACTTCTGGGAGAAGGAACGGTTGTGCTACAGGTTCAACCATGGAGGGTTCTTACAGGGTCACCGTTTCGCGGTGCTTTGTTTAGCCACAGTAGGGAACATGATATTCAGTGGGTCAGAGGACACGACCATTAGGGTGTGGAGGAGAGAGGAAGGGAGTTGCTACCACGAGTGTTTGACGGTTTTGGATGGACACAGAGGACCAGTGAGATGCTTGGCTGCATGCCTCGAGATGGAAAAGGTTGTCATGGGATTCTTGGTGTATAGTGCTAGTTTGGACCAAACATTCAAAGTTTGGAGGATTAAGGTTTTGCCCGATGAAAAAATGTGCATGGACTACAGTGAGCAGTGTGAAGCCCCGAGGGTGAAGATCAGGGACTACGATATGAGCCCCGTTCTGTCACCTTCCTGGGTGGAGAAGAAGCTTCAAGGTAGCTATTTTCAGTAG
- the LOC114163779 gene encoding aquaporin TIP4-1 has product MAKIALGSSREATQPDCIQALVVEFIATFLFVFVGVASSMLTEKLGGDALVGLFVVAVAHALVVAVMISAAHISGGHLNPAVTIGLLAGGHITVFRSILYWIDQLVASAAASYLLYFLSGSQKTPVHTLAAGVGYGQGVIWEIVLTFSLLFTVYATMVDPKKGPLAGLGPTLVGFVVGANILAGGAYSAASMNPARSFGPALVTGDWTDHWVYWVGPLVGGGLAGFIYETFFIDRSHAPLPRDEEF; this is encoded by the exons ATGGCGAAAATCGCTCTTGGAAGCAGCAGAGAGGCCACTCAGCCAGATTGCATTCAAGCCCTCGTCGTTGAATTCATCGCCACCTTCCTCTTCGTCTTTGTTGGCGTTGCTTCTTCCATGCTCACTG AGAAGCTTGGTGGGGATGCACTAGTGGGATTGTTTGTTGTGGCCGTGGCACATGCACTGGTGGTGGCCGTCATGATCTCCGCCGCACACATCTCCGGTGGCCACCTGAACCCCGCCGTGACTATCGGTCTCCTCGCCGGTGGCCACATCACCGTGTTCCGTTCCATCCTGTATTGGATTGATCAGTTAGTGGCATCTGCAGCAGCTTCTTATCTCCTTTACTTCCTCTCCG GTTCTCAGAAAACTCCGGTTCATACGCTGGCCGCCGGAGTTGGGTACGGTCAAGGGGTAATTTGGGAGATTGTGTTGACCTTTTCTTTGCTGTTCACTGTCTACGCCACCATGGTAGATCCAAAGAAGGGACCACTTGCTGGGCTTGGCCCCACTCTAGTTGGGTTTGTGGTGGGGGCCAACATCCTCGCTGGTGGGGCTTACTCCGCCGCTTCCATGAACCCAGCACGGTCTTTTGGGCCTGCCTTGGTTACAGGCGACTGGACCGATCATTGGGTTTACTGGGTTGGGCCTCTCGTTGGTGGTGGGCTTGCCGGTTTCATCTATGAAACTTTCTTCATTGATCGATCTCACGCTCCTCTTCCTCGTGATGAAGAATTCTAA
- the LOC114163778 gene encoding lactoylglutathione lyase GLX1-like, with amino-acid sequence MASFLMLPTASMLRPSTTSSSSTRRLALFHLVTTGAIALPQCKLFGPKGSDLLKVAEATAAENVAQQEKILFDWVKNDNRRFLHVVYRVGDLEKTIKFYTECLGMKLLRKRDIPEDRYSNAFLGYGPEDSNFTAELTYNYGVDNYDIGSGFGHFGVAVEDIYKRVDLIKAKGGKVTREPGPVRDGSSVIAFIEDPDGYKFELLERRPTSEPLCQVMLRVGDLDRAIAFYKKAVGMKLLRKKDNPEDKYTVAFMGYGPEDKNTVLELTYNYGVTDYDKGNGYAQIAIGTNDVYKTAEAIKLSGGKIIREPGPLPGINTKIVACLDPDGWKLVFVDNVDFLKELE; translated from the exons ATGGCATCATTCTTAATGTTACCAACTGCTTCAATGCTGAGACCATCGACCACTTCATCGTCTTCTACACGAAGACTTGCTCTCTTTCACCTTGTCACCACCGGTGCTATTG CTCTCCCACAATGTAAGCTGTTTGGTCCAAAAGGATCAGATTTGTTAAAAGTAGCAGAGGCTACTGCTGCAGAAAATGTAGCCCAGCAAgagaaaattttgtttgattggGTTAAAAATGACAACAGAAGATTTCTCCATGTTGTGTACCGTGTTGGGGACTTGGAGAAGACTATAAA GTTCTACACTGAATGCCTTGGCATGAAGCTATTGAGAAAACGTGATATACCTGAAGATAGATATTCTAACGCTTTTCTTGGATATGGACCCGAAGATTCTAATTTTACAGCTGAACTTACATACA ATTATGGAGTGGATAACTATGACATTGGAAGTGGCTTTGGTCATTTTGGTGTTGCAGTTGAAGAC ATTTACAAGAGAGTAGATCTAATAAAGGCAAAAGGAGGAAAGGTTACAAGGGAACCAGGGCCTGTTAGAGATGGCAGTTCAGTAATTGCCTTCATTGAAGATCCTGATGGTTATAAGTTTGAACTTTTGGAGAGAAGACCTACATCTGAACCTCTATGCCAAGTGATGCTTCGAGTAGGCGATCTCGATCGTGCCATAGCCTTCTATAAAAAA GCTGTCGGAATGAAACTTCTCCGCAAGAAGGACAATCCTGAAGACAAG tACACAGTAGCCTTTATGGGCTATGGTCCTGAAGATAAGAATACTGTTCTAGAACTAACATATAACTATGGCGTCACTGACTACGACAAAGGAAATGGTTACGCTCAG ATTGCAATAGGCACAAATGATGTCTATAAGACTGCAGAAGCAATCAAATTATCTGGGGGGAAGATTATCCGTGAACCTGGGCCCTTGCCTGGTATCAACACCAAGATTGTAGCTTGCTTGGACCCTGATGGTTGGAAATTG GTATTTGTTGATAATGTTGATTTTCTGAAGGAATTAGAGTGA
- the LOC114163777 gene encoding VAN3-binding protein isoform X1, whose translation MSPRASNSKCSVHQLENIDENAPADWTASSCPPPDTPTESMEFLARSWSLSAMELSKALHNTNIAISTSMDMPLSCPSGHQFDTKSSTASKDLSNCCYPPISPSDSSEKKDLLLLHQTLSTEFLSSQNILRNGLYRSLLRGRTMGRWLKDQKERKKQEIRTHNAHLHAAVSVAGVAAAIAAVAASTASPEMPYSNPKNPPPLASAAIASAAALVASHCIEIAEDMGAEHDQILTVVNSAINAKTNGDIMTLTAGAATALRGAATLKARLQKGPGATAIPLVEEKCNESKEANILTALDYVFKGGELLKRTRKGDLHWKQVSFNINSNLQVVVKMKSKHMAGTFTKKKKYIVTGLCNDTPAWPGREREDTNEKRAYFGIKTTDRTIEFECGSKGDKQFWLEGIQYMLNCRVKVTL comes from the exons A TGAGCCCGAGAGCTTCTAACTCTAAATGCTCAGTCCATCAACTGGAGAACATAGATGAGAATGCTCCTGCAGATTGGACTGCATCATCCTGTCCCCCACCTGATACTCCAACTGAGTCTATGGAGTTCCTTGCTAGATCATGGAGTCTTTCAGCCATGGAACTCTCTAAAGCATTGCACAACACCAACATTGCGATCTCCACCAGTATGGACATGCCACTTTCTTGTCCTTCTGGTCACCAATTTGATACCAAGAGTTCCACTGCTTCAAAGGAT TTATCTAACTGCTGTTATCCTCCAATTTCACCGAGTGACAGTAGCGAAAAGAAG GATTTACTTTTACTCCATCAAACACTTAGTACAGAATTCCTTTCTAGTCAAAACATACTCAGAAATGGG CTTTACAGAAGCTTGCTAAGAGGGAGGACAATGGGTAGGTGGTTGAAAGATCAAAAGGAGAGGAAAAAGCAGGAAATTAGGACACATAACGCTCATTTGCATGCTGCAGTATCTGTGGCTGGTGTTGCTGCTGCTATTGCAGCGGTTGCAGCATCAACAGCATCACCTGAAATGCCTTATTCCAACCCAAAGAACCCTCCTCCCCTGGCTTCTGCTGCAATTGCATCTGCAGCAGCTTTAGTAGCCTCTCACTGCATTGAGATTGCAGAAGATATGGGAGCTGAACATGACCAAATCTTAACAGTAGTCAACTCCGCCATTAATGCCAAAACCAATGGAGATATTATGACTTTAACAGCCGGGGCAGCCACAG CGTTGCGAGGAGCTGCTACTCTAAAGGCAAGGCTGCAAAAGGGGCCTGGAGCAACTGCCATTCCTCTAGTTGAGGAAAAGTGTAATGAAAGCAAAGAAGCAAACATCTTGACAGCACTGGACTATGTTTTTAAAGGAGGAGAACTTCTCAAACGTACAAGAAAAG GAGATCTTCACTGGAAGCAAGTCTCTTtcaatataaattcaaatttgcaG GTTGTAGTCAAAATGAAAAGCAAACATATGGCAGGAACAttcacaaaaaagaagaaat ATATAGTGACCGGTCTTTGCAATGATACCCCAGCATGGCCTGGAAGGGAGAGAGAAGACACCAATGAAAAGAGGGCATATTTTGGAATAAAAACAACAGACAGGACTATAGAATTTGAATGTGGAAGTAAAGGAGACAAACAGTTCTGGCTTGAGGGTATCCAGTACATGTTGAATTGCCGTGTCAAAGTaacattatga
- the LOC114163777 gene encoding VAN3-binding protein isoform X2 translates to MSPRASNSKCSVHQLENIDENAPADWTASSCPPPDTPTESMEFLARSWSLSAMELSKALHNTNIAISTSMDMPLSCPSGHQFDTKSSTASKDLSNCCYPPISPSDSSEKKLYRSLLRGRTMGRWLKDQKERKKQEIRTHNAHLHAAVSVAGVAAAIAAVAASTASPEMPYSNPKNPPPLASAAIASAAALVASHCIEIAEDMGAEHDQILTVVNSAINAKTNGDIMTLTAGAATALRGAATLKARLQKGPGATAIPLVEEKCNESKEANILTALDYVFKGGELLKRTRKGDLHWKQVSFNINSNLQVVVKMKSKHMAGTFTKKKKYIVTGLCNDTPAWPGREREDTNEKRAYFGIKTTDRTIEFECGSKGDKQFWLEGIQYMLNCRVKVTL, encoded by the exons A TGAGCCCGAGAGCTTCTAACTCTAAATGCTCAGTCCATCAACTGGAGAACATAGATGAGAATGCTCCTGCAGATTGGACTGCATCATCCTGTCCCCCACCTGATACTCCAACTGAGTCTATGGAGTTCCTTGCTAGATCATGGAGTCTTTCAGCCATGGAACTCTCTAAAGCATTGCACAACACCAACATTGCGATCTCCACCAGTATGGACATGCCACTTTCTTGTCCTTCTGGTCACCAATTTGATACCAAGAGTTCCACTGCTTCAAAGGAT TTATCTAACTGCTGTTATCCTCCAATTTCACCGAGTGACAGTAGCGAAAAGAAG CTTTACAGAAGCTTGCTAAGAGGGAGGACAATGGGTAGGTGGTTGAAAGATCAAAAGGAGAGGAAAAAGCAGGAAATTAGGACACATAACGCTCATTTGCATGCTGCAGTATCTGTGGCTGGTGTTGCTGCTGCTATTGCAGCGGTTGCAGCATCAACAGCATCACCTGAAATGCCTTATTCCAACCCAAAGAACCCTCCTCCCCTGGCTTCTGCTGCAATTGCATCTGCAGCAGCTTTAGTAGCCTCTCACTGCATTGAGATTGCAGAAGATATGGGAGCTGAACATGACCAAATCTTAACAGTAGTCAACTCCGCCATTAATGCCAAAACCAATGGAGATATTATGACTTTAACAGCCGGGGCAGCCACAG CGTTGCGAGGAGCTGCTACTCTAAAGGCAAGGCTGCAAAAGGGGCCTGGAGCAACTGCCATTCCTCTAGTTGAGGAAAAGTGTAATGAAAGCAAAGAAGCAAACATCTTGACAGCACTGGACTATGTTTTTAAAGGAGGAGAACTTCTCAAACGTACAAGAAAAG GAGATCTTCACTGGAAGCAAGTCTCTTtcaatataaattcaaatttgcaG GTTGTAGTCAAAATGAAAAGCAAACATATGGCAGGAACAttcacaaaaaagaagaaat ATATAGTGACCGGTCTTTGCAATGATACCCCAGCATGGCCTGGAAGGGAGAGAGAAGACACCAATGAAAAGAGGGCATATTTTGGAATAAAAACAACAGACAGGACTATAGAATTTGAATGTGGAAGTAAAGGAGACAAACAGTTCTGGCTTGAGGGTATCCAGTACATGTTGAATTGCCGTGTCAAAGTaacattatga
- the LOC114163955 gene encoding casein kinase I-like produces MDRVIGGKFKTGRKIGSGSFGEIYIASNMDTSEIVAIKMESKRTKHPQLLYEAKLYSILQGGNGVPSMKWCGTDGDNNVLVIDLLGRSLEDFFVYCGRKFSLKTVLMLADQMLTRIEYLHSKGFLHRDIKPDNFLMGLGKKSNQVYIIDFGLAKRYRDPNTNKHIPYRENKSLTGTARYASCNTHMGIEQSRRDDLESLGYVLMYFLRGSLPWQGLKAATKKEKYDSICDKKLSTPIEVLCKSYPVEFATYFHYCQSLTFDQHPDYGYLKRLFSDLFKRERYDSDCVYDWTILKYQQSQQTKKQNQSSPSTALPSNLEPAVVENHKGANGSTHANITNMLASLELPSARAQPKPSNTRNVDAKIRTEKHGVNNVPSSSSALPKSSTGNVSKPEKSTGTSNLGRVFGSNSRVSSSWIPSLRRISSAK; encoded by the exons ATGGACAGGGTCATCGGCGGCAAGTTTAAGACTGGTCGGAAAATCGGAAGCGGTTCATTTGGAGAAATTTATATTG cctCAAATATGGACACCTCGGAGATTGTTGCCATCAAGATG GAAAGCAAGAGGACCAAACATCCACAACTATTGTACGAGGCAAAGTTATATAGCATTCTTCAAGGAGGAA ATGGTGTTCCAAGTATGAAGTGGTGCGGTACTGATGGAGACAATAATGTTCTGGTTATTGATCTTCTGGGACGGAGTCTTGAAGATTTTTTTGTGTATTGCGGGAggaaattttcattaaaaacagTTTTGATGTTGGCTGATCAGATG CTGACAAGAATAGAGTACCTGCATTCCAAGGGATTTTTGCATAGAGACATCAAACCAGATAATTTTCTTATGGGTCTTGGGAAGAAATCAAATCAG GtttatattattgattttgGACTAGCAAAAAGATATAGGGATCCAAACACAAATAAGCACATTCCTTACAG AGAGAATAAAAGCTTAACAGGAACTGCCCGTTATGCAAGTTGCAACACTCACATGGGAATTG AACAAAGTCGCCGTGATGATTTGGAGTCTCTTGGCTATGTTCTAATGTACTTTTTAAGAGGAAG CCTTCCTTGGCAGGGTTTGAAAGCTGCTaccaaaaaggaaaaatatgacAGTATCTGTGACAAGAAGTTATCTACTCCCATTGAG GTGCTCTGCAAGTCATATCCTGTGGAGTTTGCTACATACTTTCATTATTGCCAATCTTTGACATTTGATCAACACCCAGATTATGGATACTTGAAGCGCCTGTTTAGTGATTTGTTCAAACGAGAAA GATATGATTCCGACTGTGTATATGACTGGACCATCCTCAAATATCAGCAGTCTCAGCAGACAAAGAAACAAAATCAATCATCT CCTTCAACTGCATTGCCTAGCAATCTAGAACCAGCAGTTGTGGAAAACCATAAAG GAGCCAATGGTTCAACTCATGCTAATATAACAAATATGTTAGCTAGTCTTGAACTCCCAAGTGCACGTGCGCAGCCTAAGCCATCTAATACTCGTAATGTGGATGCCAAGATTCGGACTGAGAAACAT GGTGTGAACAATGTTCCATCTAGTTCCTCTGCCTTGCCCAAATCCTCTACAGGAAACGTCTCGAAACCAGAAAAGTCCACAGGAACCTCAAACCTTGGTCGTGTATTTGGGAGTAATTCCCGTGTTTCAAGCAGCTGGATCCCTTCACTACGCCGAATTTCTTCCGCCAAATAG